One window from the genome of Saprospiraceae bacterium encodes:
- a CDS encoding DUF1801 domain-containing protein, whose amino-acid sequence MKAQGKTVKEILMNLPEDRIEPFNKLHDVIVKNLPKGFEPAMSYGGLGYVVPHTLYPAGYHCKPEEPLPFAGIASQKGSINFYHMGIYADPNLLKWFVDDYPKHSKQKLDMGKSCIRFKKMDEIPYKLIGELMKKMSVKEWIEMYENNFIKKSKKK is encoded by the coding sequence ATGAAAGCACAAGGCAAAACCGTTAAGGAAATTTTAATGAATCTGCCCGAGGATCGGATTGAACCGTTTAATAAACTGCATGATGTAATTGTAAAGAATTTACCCAAAGGATTTGAACCCGCCATGAGTTATGGAGGTTTAGGTTATGTGGTGCCGCATACACTTTATCCAGCCGGTTACCATTGCAAGCCTGAAGAGCCATTGCCTTTTGCCGGTATCGCTTCGCAAAAAGGTTCAATTAATTTTTACCATATGGGGATTTATGCAGATCCCAATTTATTAAAATGGTTTGTGGATGACTATCCAAAACATAGTAAACAAAAGCTGGATATGGGCAAAAGTTGCATCCGTTTTAAAAAGATGGATGAAATTCCCTATAAACTCATTGGCGAATTAATGAAAAAAATGAGTGTTAAGGAATGGATTGAAATGTATGAGAATAATTTTATAAAAAAATCGAAGAAAAAGTAA
- a CDS encoding DUF393 domain-containing protein, which translates to MSKPVRIVFFDGNCGFCNRWVRLLLKWDQSEQFIYCNLNLDAELSKQLKIQEPLKQVDSIILVQEGKVFYRSDAVFKILIAIGGWWTVFKIYRLIPRLLRDAMYDLVAKHRYAFNARNSSCSMADFEKPHRIIQNKLALDFLIRSFS; encoded by the coding sequence GTGTCTAAACCAGTTAGAATCGTTTTTTTTGATGGAAATTGTGGATTTTGCAATCGATGGGTCAGGCTATTGCTCAAATGGGATCAAAGTGAACAGTTTATTTACTGCAATTTAAATTTAGACGCTGAGCTGAGTAAGCAACTCAAGATCCAGGAACCCTTAAAGCAGGTGGATTCAATTATTTTGGTTCAAGAAGGAAAGGTCTTTTATCGTTCCGATGCCGTTTTCAAAATCCTGATTGCTATAGGGGGGTGGTGGACGGTTTTTAAGATTTATAGGCTGATTCCCAGGCTTTTACGAGATGCAATGTATGATCTGGTTGCAAAACACCGCTATGCTTTTAATGCCAGGAATTCCTCTTGTTCGATGGCCGACTTTGAAAAACCCCATCGAATTATTCAAAATAAATTGGCTTTAGACTTTTTAATAAGAAGCTTTTCGTAG
- a CDS encoding CatB-related O-acetyltransferase has translation MTGPNKDITFPLDKYHRLCFLKNIIKNPNIVVGDYTYYDDFEHVDNFEKNVKYHFDFVGDKLIIGKFCMIASDVKFIMNGANHLTNALSAYPFAIFGNGWEHAMENKSYPQKGDINIGNDVWIGYNATIMAGVTVGDGAIIATNSTVIHDVEPYSIVGGNPAKEIKKRFSEDVIEKLLAIKWWNWDIEKITKNIQNLTDNSIDKLMECD, from the coding sequence ATGACAGGACCCAATAAAGACATTACGTTCCCATTAGACAAGTATCACAGACTCTGCTTTTTAAAAAATATTATTAAAAACCCTAACATTGTTGTAGGCGATTATACCTATTACGACGACTTTGAACATGTTGATAACTTTGAAAAAAATGTAAAATACCATTTTGACTTTGTTGGTGATAAATTAATAATTGGAAAATTTTGTATGATTGCCTCTGATGTGAAATTTATTATGAATGGAGCAAATCATTTAACGAACGCATTGTCAGCTTATCCTTTTGCTATTTTTGGAAACGGATGGGAACACGCAATGGAAAATAAATCCTATCCACAAAAAGGGGATATAAATATAGGAAATGACGTTTGGATTGGTTACAATGCAACCATTATGGCAGGAGTCACCGTCGGGGACGGTGCAATTATAGCCACAAATTCAACAGTGATTCACGATGTTGAACCCTATTCCATTGTTGGTGGTAATCCAGCTAAGGAAATTAAAAAACGATTTTCAGAAGATGTTATTGAAAAATTATTAGCAATTAAATGGTGGAATTGGGACATTGAAAAGATAACAAAAAATATTCAAAATTTAACAGATAATTCTATTGATAAATTAATGGAATGCGATTAA
- a CDS encoding TerC family protein yields the protein MEWLFNPDVWIAFLTLCALEIVLGIDNLIFISILANKLPKHQQKRARQIGLSLALVIRIMLLFSISWIMGLKNDFFTIGSLGFSGRDIILILGGLFLLIKSVREIHEKIENSDSTLEANIKNITFHGVVIQILLIDIVFSLDSVITAVGMVDQIAIMIAAVIVSMIIMMMVAGTLNNFINNHPAIKILALAFLLMIGTALIAEGLDFHIPKGYIYYSMAFAVFVEIINVKIGSRSSSKAK from the coding sequence ATGGAATGGCTGTTTAACCCGGATGTATGGATCGCCTTTTTAACCTTGTGTGCATTAGAAATTGTTTTAGGTATTGATAACCTGATTTTTATATCCATACTTGCTAATAAACTTCCAAAACACCAACAAAAGAGAGCTCGTCAAATAGGTCTAAGTTTGGCATTAGTCATTCGTATTATGCTGTTATTCTCCATATCCTGGATTATGGGTTTGAAAAATGATTTCTTTACAATAGGTTCACTTGGATTTTCTGGAAGGGACATCATTTTAATTTTAGGTGGTTTGTTTTTATTGATAAAAAGTGTACGGGAAATACATGAGAAAATTGAAAATTCAGATTCAACACTGGAAGCAAACATAAAAAATATAACATTTCACGGGGTTGTAATTCAGATTTTGCTAATAGACATTGTTTTTTCCTTGGACTCTGTAATAACTGCAGTGGGTATGGTTGACCAAATAGCCATTATGATTGCTGCTGTAATAGTTTCAATGATCATTATGATGATGGTTGCCGGAACCCTAAACAATTTTATTAATAATCATCCTGCAATTAAAATATTGGCTTTGGCATTTTTACTGATGATTGGAACGGCCTTGATTGCTGAAGGATTGGATTTTCATATTCCTAAAGGCTACATTTATTATTCAATGGCTTTTGCAGTTTTTGTTGAAATTATTAATGTAAAAATTGGAAGTAGGTCAAGTTCTAAAGCAAAATAA
- a CDS encoding SRPBCC family protein, which produces MITEIITTTPDCEIVSSRIFSAHRELVFRAWSEPNHLKNWWGPAGFTNTFNEFDFRVGGKWRFIMHGPDKGNYVNECEFIKIEPPSRIAWQRISKPIFQVVATFEEISEDKTSLVFKMLFNTPEECRKIKPFVIDKNEENFDKLENELIKMI; this is translated from the coding sequence TGTAAGTTCAAGAATTTTTTCTGCGCATAGAGAATTGGTTTTCCGGGCATGGTCAGAACCAAATCATTTGAAAAATTGGTGGGGTCCAGCTGGATTTACAAACACCTTCAATGAATTTGACTTTCGCGTGGGTGGTAAATGGCGTTTTATTATGCACGGGCCCGATAAAGGAAATTACGTAAATGAATGCGAGTTTATAAAAATTGAACCACCTTCAAGAATAGCCTGGCAACGAATTTCAAAGCCAATTTTTCAAGTCGTAGCGACCTTTGAAGAAATATCAGAAGACAAGACATCCCTTGTTTTCAAAATGCTGTTTAATACCCCAGAGGAGTGCCGAAAAATTAAGCCTTTTGTAATTGATAAAAACGAAGAAAATTTTGATAAGCTTGAAAACGAATTAATTAAAATGATTTAA
- a CDS encoding carboxy terminal-processing peptidase, translated as MKSKKAWFLLVPLSMLLVYFTANCSHPQGEPTSKESHLLKLVYESSQRFHYAPPVVDDAFSQKAFDEFLVDMDPGKRFYTQKDVKQMEKFKNDLDDHFKAGKLEFFDLSLKLIDEAIVKSKAYYEEFINLPFEFTKDEKVELDADKRKWPADDKEMKDYWRKSIKYEKLNRYIEDLQQLEKEKKTRPDDSIRMDINKEVKDMMDAWFDRLSKLKREDRFEIYVNTFIHLYDPHTDYLNPKEKEDFNINMSGKLEGIGARLQTEREFTKVSSIVPGGPAARQGELEANDLIMGVQQDGMEPVDIKGMRIDDVVSKIRGKKGTKVSLKVKKQDGTIKMISIVRDEVIMDEGFARSALLKQEGKEDKIGYIKLPRFYADFNDPNSPSAAKDIAEELQKLKKEGATSLILDLRNNGGGSLQEVVDMSGLFIDEGPVVQVKDRRGIRPYNDPDKNVFFDGPMVILVNSNSASASEIISACLQDYKRAVIVGGEPTFGKGSVQQFRNLDQLTSNSDMKPLGEMKVTIQKYYRVSGGSVQLKGVEPDILLPDTYSYIVNGEKEYKHPLPYDVIEKQNYTPNTFVIDNLEDVANNSKQRIKANPVFGLIDENAKRLAKSREETEVNLELNKYKSFINQRKEEIKKFEKIGDEVITAMKVENLQEDYASIHTDSAKIARNDDFLKSLNKDLYVYESMNILRDIRKK; from the coding sequence ATGAAATCAAAAAAAGCCTGGTTCCTTTTAGTGCCTTTGAGCATGTTACTCGTCTATTTTACTGCAAATTGCAGTCATCCACAAGGGGAACCGACTTCCAAAGAAAGTCATTTATTGAAATTGGTATATGAAAGTTCGCAAAGATTCCATTATGCACCTCCGGTAGTGGATGATGCCTTTTCACAAAAAGCTTTTGATGAGTTTTTGGTAGATATGGATCCTGGGAAGCGGTTCTATACTCAAAAAGATGTAAAACAAATGGAAAAATTTAAAAATGATCTGGATGATCATTTTAAAGCAGGTAAACTGGAATTTTTTGATTTGTCCTTAAAATTGATTGATGAAGCCATAGTCAAATCTAAAGCGTATTACGAGGAATTTATAAACTTACCTTTTGAATTTACTAAAGATGAAAAAGTTGAATTGGATGCAGATAAGCGGAAATGGCCAGCAGACGATAAGGAGATGAAGGACTATTGGCGCAAATCAATTAAGTATGAAAAATTGAATCGCTATATTGAAGATTTGCAACAATTAGAAAAAGAAAAGAAAACACGTCCGGATGATTCTATACGGATGGATATTAATAAGGAAGTTAAGGACATGATGGATGCCTGGTTTGACCGTTTATCCAAATTAAAACGAGAAGACCGATTTGAAATTTATGTAAATACATTCATCCATTTATACGATCCGCATACAGATTATTTAAACCCTAAAGAGAAGGAAGATTTCAATATTAATATGTCTGGAAAACTGGAAGGCATAGGTGCACGACTTCAAACCGAACGAGAATTTACAAAAGTGAGTTCGATCGTTCCAGGAGGACCTGCAGCTCGCCAGGGTGAATTGGAAGCAAATGACTTAATTATGGGAGTTCAGCAAGATGGGATGGAACCGGTTGACATCAAGGGCATGCGCATTGATGATGTCGTTAGTAAAATCCGTGGAAAAAAAGGAACTAAAGTCAGTTTGAAAGTTAAAAAACAGGATGGCACCATCAAAATGATTTCAATTGTTCGGGATGAAGTGATCATGGATGAAGGATTTGCGCGTTCCGCTTTATTAAAGCAAGAGGGAAAAGAGGATAAAATCGGGTATATCAAATTGCCTCGTTTTTATGCTGATTTTAATGATCCAAACAGTCCATCAGCTGCAAAAGACATTGCTGAAGAATTGCAAAAATTAAAAAAGGAAGGAGCCACCAGTTTAATACTTGATTTAAGAAATAATGGCGGAGGCAGTTTGCAAGAAGTTGTTGACATGTCTGGATTGTTTATTGATGAAGGTCCAGTTGTTCAGGTTAAAGATCGACGCGGCATCAGACCCTATAATGATCCGGATAAAAATGTGTTTTTCGACGGACCCATGGTCATTCTTGTAAACAGCAACAGTGCTTCAGCTTCTGAAATCATCAGTGCTTGTTTACAAGATTATAAACGAGCCGTGATTGTTGGAGGCGAACCCACTTTTGGAAAAGGGAGTGTGCAACAATTTCGTAATTTGGATCAGTTAACTTCAAATTCAGATATGAAACCTTTGGGTGAAATGAAAGTAACCATTCAAAAATATTACAGAGTAAGTGGTGGATCCGTTCAGTTAAAAGGTGTTGAGCCGGATATTCTTCTTCCTGATACGTATAGTTATATCGTCAATGGTGAAAAGGAATACAAACATCCATTGCCATACGATGTCATCGAAAAGCAAAATTATACTCCCAATACGTTTGTAATTGATAATTTGGAAGATGTTGCAAACAACAGCAAGCAGCGTATCAAAGCAAATCCTGTTTTTGGATTGATTGATGAAAATGCAAAACGACTTGCAAAAAGTCGCGAAGAAACAGAAGTCAATCTTGAATTAAATAAATATAAAAGTTTTATTAATCAACGTAAAGAGGAAATTAAGAAATTTGAAAAAATCGGAGATGAAGTGATCACCGCAATGAAAGTAGAAAACTTACAGGAAGATTATGCATCTATCCATACCGATTCAGCTAAAATTGCACGCAATGACGATTTCCTGAAAAGTTTGAATAAAGATTTGTATGTTTATGAATCCATGAATATCCTTCGCGATATTCGAAAGAAATAA